The genomic stretch CGCACGCATGCGCAGAAACTCCTCACCCAGCTCGGCGGCGTCGAACGGTTGCGGGTCCATCGAGCGATAGCCGGGTTTGCCGCCTTCGACCTCCGGGTAGTAATCGGCGTAGCGCGCTTGTGCCTCGAAGCGCACACGGGTCTTTTGTTCGAGGTATTCGACCATCGCCTTGCCGTGCTCGACATAGGCTTCGATGCGCCCGTCGTCGATCTCGCCGTGGGTCACCGCGCGAATATAGGCAATCGCTTCGGCGGCGCTGTCGCTGCCGCCCAGAGCCTCGATCCGGTGATTGCCGGGGATCCAGATCCCGCCGCCGGACACCGCCGAGGTGCCGCCGTACTCGTTGCTCTTTTCGATCAGCAACACGTTCAGTCCCAGGTCGTGAGCGCGCAGCGCCGCGGTCATCCCGCCCGCTCCGGAACCCACCACCAGCACATCGCAGCACTCATCCCATTTGATCTCGGCAGCTTTCATGCGATCACCCTTGCTCAGCGCCCTCAAGGCAAAAACCGCCGGCCGGATCTTCGTCCGGCGCGGTCGGTCTCGGGATTGTTGGGCGCGTGTGCCGGGTGGTCATCGTCCGATGGGACTAAGGGTCACGCACCCCGCTCCCGTGCAAATCGCTTAGTCCGCTTGGACGATGTTGCGCCCGGTGCGTGACCGCATAGTCGCCCACGGCACCACTTCCCCCCTGAAATGCAGGTCGGGCAGGTCCGACCTGGGCATGAGGACGACATGATAAAAACAATAATCGCCCCACAATCGCTACACCCTCGCGTACAGCTGGCCGTGTTGTTGCTGGCCGGTGGACTGGGCAGCCAGGCCAGCGCGATGACCTTCCAGCCGAGCGAAGATCTGAGCGTCGACTGGGACACCACGCTGACCTACAGCCTCGCCTGGCGGACCGAGGCACGCGATCACAAACTGACGGCCAACGCCGACGCCAATGACGGCGACAATGCGTTTTCCAAAGGCAGCCTGATCAACAACCGCGCCGGTTTCCTCACCGAAGCCAACATCAAATGGCAGGACGATTACGGCGTGTTCGTACGAGCCACGGGCTTCTACGACAACGTCTACGATCAGGACAACGACAACAACACCGGCACCTCGAACTGTTTTGCCGGTGGTCATTGCAACCGGCCGGACCGTTTCTCCCAGGACACCATCGATCAGCACCGCAACGAACTGCGCATGCTCGATTACTACGCCTACGGCACCTGGGATCTGGGTGGGCACAACCTCAATGCGCGGCTGGGTAATCAGGTGGTCAGCTGGGGTGAAAGCCTGTTCTACCCCGGCATTTCGGCGGCGCAGAGCCCGGTGGACGCGACCAAGTCGACCACGCCGGGGGTCGAGGTCAAGGAAATCCTCCTGCCGGTCGGGCAACTGTTCACCCAGTTCAGCCTGACCGACAGCCTCGATATCCAGGCCTACTACCAATACAAATGGGAAAAGACCCAGTTGTTCGGGGTCGGCAGCTACTTCTCCACCACCGACTACATCGACGAGGGCGGCTACAACGACGCCAGCGGTTTCGTGACGCGTCTGGCCAACGACAAACCGAGCAATCAGGGCCAGTACGGTGTGGCCTTCACCTACGCCGCCGAGTCGCTGAACAACACCGAGTTCGGCATTTACTACTCGCGTTATCACGACAAGACGCCGTCGCTGGACTTCCAGTCCGAGCTGGGTCGCTACCGTGCGGTGTACTTCGACAACATCGACCTGTTCGGCGCCAGTTTCTCCACGGTGATCGGCGATGTCAGCTGGGCCGGTGAAGTCAGCTACCGCGACGGTGCGCCGGTGATGGTCAACAACGGCTTCTCCAGCGCGGTACGCGGCAAGACCATGCAAGCGCAGTCGTCGATGATCTACGTGCTCGGCCCGACCTCGTTCGCCGACAACACCACCCTGACCGGCGAAGTCGTCTACAACACCGTGATCAGCAACGACAAGTCAGCGCCGGTGACCCTGGCGCCGGGCTTCACGTTGCCGGGCACCGACAGTCTGGTCTACGACCGCGAAGCCTGGGGTTACACCGCGCAGGTCAGCTTCGATTACAACGACGTGTTCAGCGGCTGGGACATGTCAGTGCCGATCACCTACAGCACCGCTGCCCACGGCGACAGCTCGATTGTCGGCTCGATCAACCAGGGCGAAGGCGACGACCGCGCCAGCATCGGCAGCTCGTGGCGCTACCTGGGCAACTTCACCGTCGAAGCCCGTTACAACGCCTACCTGGGCAATGCCAACAACAGCCCGTTGGCCGACCGCGACAACGTCGCCCTCAACTTCAAATACCGGTTCTGATTCCCCTGTCGGAGGAGCACAGCATGTCTCGATTCACCCAAACGTTATTGAGCACGGCGCTGACTGTCGGCCTGTTCGGCAGTGGTCTGACCTACGCCAAGGTCAGCCCCGAAGAGGCCGCGCGACTGGGCCAGGACCTGACCCCGATGGGCGCCGAAAAGGCTGGCAACGCCGACGGCAGCATTCCGGCCTGGAGCGGCAAGTGGCGTGGTCTGCCACCGGGTCTGAAATTTGCGGGGCCCGGCACGCCGTACCCGGACCCGTACGCGGCGGAAAAACCGCTGTTCGTGATCGACTCGAAGAACATGGACAAGTACACCGATAACCTGTCCGACGGTGAGAAAGCGCTGCTCAAGCGCTACCCGGAAACATTCAAGATCCCGGTGTACCCGAGCCATCGCGACTTCCGCGCCGATCAGCGTCTGGAAGACCTGATCAAGAAAAACGCGGTGACCGCCGAACTCGACAACGACAACAACGACACCAAGAACGCCTGGGGCGCCTCGCCGTTTCCGATTCCGAAAAACGGCAGCGAGTTGATGTTCAACCACACCCTGCAAGGACGCGCCAACACCGAAGAGGCCAACTATGGCCAGGCGGTGGTGTACGCCAACAAGGAAAAAGTGCTCGAAGAGGTCAACTATAAGATCTTCTCGATCTGGTCCAGCCCGGACAAGAACCTCGACAGCGCCAACGGCATCCTGACCAACTTCCTGATCACCACCCTGGAACCGGTGCGCAAGAAAGGCGAGATCGTCGTCGGTCACGAGTTCATCAACCCGACAGCCTCGCCGCGTCAGGCCTGGCAGTACAGCCCCGGCCAGCGCCGCGTTCGTCGCGCCCCCACTGTCGGCTATGACTCGCCGACCGGCGCCGGCGGCTTCCGGGTGTACGACGAAGACCGCTTGTTCAACGGTGCGCCGGACCGCTACAACTGGACCATCGTCGGCAAAAAGGAACTCTACATTCCGTACCACAACTACAAGATCGACGACCCGAGCGTGACGGCCGACCAAATCCTGTCGACCACCGGCCACGTCGATCCGCAGTACATGCGCTACGAAAAACACCGAGTCTGGGTGTTGCAGGCAACGCTCAAGGAAGGCGCCCGCCACGTCTACGCCAAACGTGTGTTGTACCTCGACGAAGACACCTGGTCCGCGACCATGGCCGACAACTACGATGCCCGTGGCCAGTTGTGGCGTACCAACATGCAGACCTCGGTCTACGCCTACGACATCGAGCGCTACCACGCACGCCTCGGCATCTACCATGACCTGATCGCCGGCTCTTATCTGGTTGACCGTCTGCTGGTCGATCAAAAGCCTGCGAAGCTCAATGCCACCGCCTTCTCCGAAGACGAATTCACCCCTGGCAACCTGCGCAAACTCGGTACCCGCTGAACCCATGACGCCCTGACCGATTCATTCGGTCGGGGCGTTGTGCTTTTTTCAATCTGCACCTTTACGGAAACTGCCCATGAATAAGTTGCTCACTGCGGCCCTCGCCGTGGCCGGCCTCGGTTTGTCGACGCAGGCCAGCGCCCTGAACATTCTGCTGACCAACGACGATGGCTGCCGCGCCCCCGGCATCGATGCGATGTACCGCGCACTGACCGCCGCCGGGCACACCGTCACCCTGGTCGGCCCGTTGAACGACAGCAGCGGCATCAGCGCCGCCAGCGTCGTGGTGCCAGGCCAGGCCTTGGCGGTGACCGAGCTTGCGCCCGGCAGATTCTGCGTCGGCCCGCCCGAGGGCTACACCCCGCCGACCGGCAAGACCTCGGCCATCGGCACGCCGGTGGATGCGGTCAACGTGGGGCTGGATGTGCTGCTCAAGGACACGCCACCGGATCTGGTAGTGTCAGGCATCAACTTCGGTGAGAACGTCGGCCCGCTGACGCAGATGTCCGGGACGTTGAATGCGGCGGTTCGGGCCATGTTCAAAGGCGTTCCGGCCGTGGCGGTGTCGACGGCCATCGACATGGACCTGATCATGCGCGACCAGCAGGCCGGCTACCGCAAGACCCTGGGCGCCATGGACGACACCGCGAAGTTTGCAGTGAAAGTCATCGAACAGGCTCACCAGAGCTGCGCCAAACACCGCTGCAAACTGAATGTGCTCGGGTTGCCGGGCGTTAACGGGCTGAACCTCAACTACCCGGCGTTGCCTGCCAATCAAGTCAAAGGCGTGAGTTTTGCCCCGATCGGCAATTGGGACCGGGTGAACTTCACCTCACAGCGCGGTGCCGACGGCTCGGTTCACGTCAATCTGGTCGCACCGCCAAAACCTACGGCCACTCAGCAGCAGGCCGATGCGTATCAGCTGTGGCAGGGACATGCAGTGATTACGGTGATCGCCGGCAATATGAGCGCGCCGCCGGCGGTGCAGGATCAGGCGAAGAAAATGCTCAAAAGCGTCCAGCCTTGAAACGACACAACCCCTGCAGGTCATCACCCGCAGGGGTTGAACGGTTTTCAGACGGCGGATTGGAACGGGATGAATTCAGTGACTTCGAGATCGAACCCCGACACCGCTTTGTAGGGCACTGGAGAACTCATCAGGCGCATCTTGCGCACGTTCTGATCACGCAGTATCTGCGCGCCGATGCCCAACGTACGATGCGGAAAATGCGGCGGCCGCGACTTGCCACCGCTGCGCTGACGCAATTGCTCGAGCACACCTTCAGCGGTTTCTTTCTGCGCCAATAACACCAGCACACCGCATTCGGCCGCCGCGATGCACGCCAGCGAACGTTCAAGGGTCCATTGCTGCGGTCCGTTTTCGCTTTCGCAGCCCAGGGCATCGCGCAGGGTTTCGATGCCTTGCACCCGCACCAGCACCGGTTGAGTGCTGTCGATCCGGCCTTTGACCAGCGCCAGATGCAGCGCGCCTTGATAAGTGTCCTGATACGCCGTCACCTGGAACTCGCCGTGGCGGGTCAGCAAGGGATAGGCCTCACCGCGTTCGATCGTGCCTTCGTGAAGAATGCGGTAGTGAATCAGCTCGGCGATGCTGCCGATGCGCAGGCCATGGCGGCGGGCGAATTCGTGCAACTGCTCGCCACGGGCCAGTTCGCCGTCCTCGTCGAGAATGCCCACCAGTGTCGCCGCCGGTTGCAGGCCCGCGAGGCGGGTCAGGTCGCACGCCGCCTCGACATGCCCGGCCCGCTGCATGACGCCACCGGGCAAGGCCTGCACCGGAAAGATATGCCCCGGTTGCACCAGATCCGCCGGGCCACTGGCCGGGTCGACTGCCACCTGAATCGAGCGCGCCCGGTCGGCAGTACTGATCCCCGTGGATACACCGGTTGCGGCCTCGATCGAACGGGTAAACCCCACGCCATGCTGCGCCCGCGAATGGGGCACCATCAGGTCCAGCCCCAGCTCGCGGCAGCGCTGCTCGGTCAGTGCCAGGCAGATCAAGCCGCGCGCCTGTACTGCCATGAAGGTTACCGCCTCGGCCCCGACCCGTTCGGCGGCCATCAGCAGTGAGCCTTCAGCGTTGTTTTCGTCATCGGTGATGACCACCATCTGTCCCGCCGCGATGGCTTCGAGCAGTTGCGGCACACTGTCGAACGCCAGACTCATTGCAGCGCCTCGCGCAGGTCGGCGGCCGCTTCGGACAACACCTGGGCGGCACCTTCGACAAACGGCGCCATGCTGATGAAACCGTGAATCATCCCTTCACAGCGCTGCACGCGCACGGGAACTTCGGCTGCACGCAAGCGCTCGGCGAACGCCTCGCCTTCGTCACGCAGCGGATCGAATTCGGCGGTGATCAGGGTCGTCGGCGGCAAATGCGCCACGCTTCCGGCACGCAATGGCGAAGCCAGCGGATCATCACCCTGCCCGTCTTCCTGCAAATACTGCTGCCAGAACCAGTTCATCATGGCGCCGGTAAGGAAGAAACCATCGGCAAATTCCCGGTAGGAATGGCTGTCGCAACGGGCGTCGGTGACGGGATAGAACAGGCATTGATAGCGGATCTTCGGCCCCTGCCGTTGCACCGCCAACTGACTGACCGCCAATGCCAGATTGCCCCCGGCGCTGTCCCCCGCCACCGCGAGCCGGCTGCCATCGACGCCCAGTTGCGCCGCGTGTTCCACCAGCCAGCAGGTCGCCCGGTAGCAATCCAGCGGCGCCGCCGGGAACGGGTGTTCCGGCGCCAGGCGATAAGCCACCGACACCACCACGGCGTCGGTCAGGTGGGCCAGCGAGCGGCACAGGTTGTCGTGAGTGTCGAGGTTACCGACGACAAAACCGCCGCCATGGAAATACACCAGCAACGGCAGATTGCCCTCTTTCGACGGCCGATACAGACGCGCATCCAGTTCGCCAATCGCACCCTCGACCCGCAAGTTACGCACTTCGATCATCGGCACGCCCGGTATCGCCGGCTGCATGTTGTCGCAGAACTGCCGATAGTGCGCAGCATCGAGTTGACTGTAATCGGGTGCCGGCAGGTCGCTGAATTGCTGGAGTATCAGCGCGATCTGTTTATCGAGCGGCATGGGCATCTTCCTCTACATCGGACATTTTGAATTGTGGGTTGGACTCTTCCAGGATGCTCTGCACCCGTTGCTGCAGGGCCACTTTGAAGCCTTTGTGGGGAAAGACCCAGAAGCGCTTTTCGGCGATGGCGGCGAACACCTGTTCTGCGAGTACCGCAGGCGTCATGCCTTGACGGATGCTGCTGTCGAGCAATTGGCTGAAGGACGAACCGGCGCCGTCGACCACTTGGTTGGAGGCCATGATTTCACTGGCCACCGGCCCCGGACACACGACAGAAACCGACACAGGTGCACCGAGCAGGGTCAATTCGTAGTGCAGGGTTTCCGACAGCGCGACCACCGCCTGCTTGGTCACGTTGTAAGGCGCCATCAACGGGCTGCTGAGCAGACCGGCCAGTGACGCGGTGTTGATCACATGGGCCGCGCGGCCCTGACGTAAAAACAACGGCACGAAACAGCGAATGCCGTTGATGACCCCGCAAAGATTGACGTCGAGCATGCGCTGCCACTGCTGCGCGGTGATTTCCCAGCTGTGGCCGGTCTGCATCACCCCGGCATTGTTGAACAACAGATCGACCCCGCCAAACTGATCGAGGGCGACATCGCGCAAGCGCTCCACCTGTTCCAGATCGCCGACATCGGTGACACAGGCGACGGCCTGCGCTCCGCCGCTTCGCAGTTCAGCGCAGAGGTTCTCCAGCCGCGACGCATCGAGATCGGCCAGCACCAGGCGCATCCCCAACTTGGCCGCATGCTCGGCCAGCCCCCGGCCGATGCCACTGCCGGCACCGGTAATGACCGCGACCGGCCCTGATTGCTCATTCATTGTCTGCTCCTGACAAAAGTCCGATGGCGTCAGTAGAGCGGGCGCCAGTCGGCCGGCCATCGTCCATTCAGACGATGCCCGCTTCTACAGGGGCGGCAGAATCTCCAGCAAGCTCAAACCCGTGAACCTGGGAGAATAACAAGATGAGTACCCTGCACCGTATCGAAGCCAAACTGCTGGAAGACCGCTACGCACGCGGCTGGCACTGCCTGGGCCTGGCCGCCCGCTACCGCGACGGCAAGGCCCACCGTCTGGACGTGTTCGGCACCCGGTTGGTAGCGTTTCAGGGCGAGGACGGCGAGCTGCACATTCTCGACGGTTATTGCCCGCACATGGGCGCCGACCTCAGCACCGGTTGCATCGAAGGCAATTCGATTCGCTGCCCTTTCCACGCCTGGCGCTGGGGCGCCGACGGCGTTTGCGATGACATTCCCTACGCCAAGCGCATTCCGCCACGGGCCAAGCTCAAGAGCTGGCCGCTGATGGAGGAAAACCATCTGCTGTTCGTCTGGAACGACCCCGAAGGCAACCCGCCGCTGCCCGAGCAACGCATCCCGCGCATTGACGCCTGCTTCAGCGACGAATGGGCCGAGTGGGAGGTCGCTGAATTGCAGATCGACACCAACTGCCGCGAACTGATCGACAACGTCGCCGACATGGCGCACTTCGGCACGGTACACGGCGCTCCGGTCGAGGCCTTCAGCAACGTGTTCGAAGGCCATCTCGCCACGCAGATCATGAGCGCTCGCAGCGAGCGGCTGTCCGGCGACAGCGCGTTGAGCACCGTGGCCACCTATTACGGGCCGGCCTACCAGATCACCGAAATGACCGGTGCCATGAACGGTCAGCCGATCCACTCGATCCTGCTCAACTGCCATGTGCCGATCGACCTCGACAGCTTCACCCTGCGCTACGGCGTGCTGGTGAAAAAGATCCCGGGCTTGAGCGAAGAACAGAATCAGGCAATGGCCAAGGCCTATGTGCAACAGGCCCAGGAAGCCTTTTACGAAGACGTGTCGATCTGGCACAGCAAGACCCGCGTCGATAACCCGTTGCTCTGCGATGGCGATGGCCCGGTCTATCAATTGCGGCGCTGGTACGAGCAGTTCTACACCGACGTCGGTCTGCTTTCAGCGGATGTGCAGGACCAGAAAGAGTTCATCGTGCGGGCCCGCGAACAGGCCTGATCACGGGGCTGTCGCAATTTTGCGCCTGGCCGGCCGCCGCCGGTCAGGCCTCGTGCCCGGGCGTTGCAAGTGGTCGATACAGGCGCTTATTCTCGGGCACCGCAAACCACTAATAATAAGAACGGGTTTCCCATGCAGCAGAGCCTCAGCCTCGACACGTTCAGCGATCTCATCGGCAACCTGTATCAGGGGCCGCTGGAAACCATTCCCTGGGCGACCTTTCTCAACCAGCTCAACGTTTACCTGAAAAGCAAGTACGTGACCTTCATCCTGCGGCCGCCCAGCACCCATGTGGACGGACTGATGGTCAACACTACCGGCACCTCGACCGAAGCGGTCGCCTCGTACAACACGCACTTTTTCACCCTCGACCCCTTCGTCGGCCTGCCCAACCGCCAGGTGGTGACCCTCGCCGAATTCGTCTCCAGCGATGACTGGCAGAAATCCGAGTTCTACAAGAACTTCCTCGAAGCGGTGGACGTGTTCCATATCCTCGGCGCCGACATCAACACCTGCGACGGCGCCCAGTGCCGGATCCGCATCAGTCGCGGCCGGGATGACAAGCCTTTTGGCGATGAAGAGAAAACCCTGCTCGCGCATTTCATTCCGCACCTCGAGCGCTCGATCAAGGTTCACATGCAGCTCAACCGCATCGAGGTCGAACGCAACCTCTACGCCGGCGCGGTGAATCAGATGGCGGTCGGCACGATCATCCTCGACGAAGCCGGCAAAGTGCTGCAGACCAACCAGGTGGCCGACCGGTTGATCCAGGAAAGGGACGGCATCAAACTGGTCAACGATGGCCTGCAGGTCGGTACGGACCGCGACACGCAAGAGTTTCGCCGCTTGGTCAAACAGTCGCTGCTCTCGCAGAAAAGCAGCAACCCGTCGATGGTCGAGGCGCTGCGCGTGCAACGGCCGTCCGGGCGGGCTGACTTGGGCATCATCGTGCGCTCGGTGCCGCTGTCGGAGTGGAGCGAAGGCAAACAGTGCCCGACCGTGGTGATTTTCATCAGCGACCCGGAGCAACAGTCCACCGCGCCCCAGGAGATCGTCCGCGCCCTGTTTGACTTCACACCGGCCGAGACCCAACTGGCCATGTTGCTGGCCAACGGGCTGACCCTCGACGAAGCCTCGGAAGAACTGGGCATCAGCCGCAACACCGCGCGCGCCCACCTGCGCTCGACCTTCTCCAAGACCGGCGTAACCCGCCAGACCATGCTCGTGCGCCTGATCCTGCGCAGCGTGGCCACCCTCGGCTGACACCCATCCCGCGCCATCGTCCGCCCGGGCGATGGCTTATTTGCCTGACTAGTCCATTCAGACGAAGCCGAATATCTCGCGCCGCCCTACCTTGCCTCTACAACAATAAAAAACCGTATGAGGCCCGCGATGCGTAATTCCACCTGCGCCCTGCTCCTGATCGTCTGCGTCGGCAGTTCCGTCAGCCTGTGTCAGTTGTTCAGAAACGAAGCCTATCGACCGAGCACTGCGCTCCTCGGTTGTT from Pseudomonas allokribbensis encodes the following:
- a CDS encoding DUF1302 domain-containing protein; translated protein: MIKTIIAPQSLHPRVQLAVLLLAGGLGSQASAMTFQPSEDLSVDWDTTLTYSLAWRTEARDHKLTANADANDGDNAFSKGSLINNRAGFLTEANIKWQDDYGVFVRATGFYDNVYDQDNDNNTGTSNCFAGGHCNRPDRFSQDTIDQHRNELRMLDYYAYGTWDLGGHNLNARLGNQVVSWGESLFYPGISAAQSPVDATKSTTPGVEVKEILLPVGQLFTQFSLTDSLDIQAYYQYKWEKTQLFGVGSYFSTTDYIDEGGYNDASGFVTRLANDKPSNQGQYGVAFTYAAESLNNTEFGIYYSRYHDKTPSLDFQSELGRYRAVYFDNIDLFGASFSTVIGDVSWAGEVSYRDGAPVMVNNGFSSAVRGKTMQAQSSMIYVLGPTSFADNTTLTGEVVYNTVISNDKSAPVTLAPGFTLPGTDSLVYDREAWGYTAQVSFDYNDVFSGWDMSVPITYSTAAHGDSSIVGSINQGEGDDRASIGSSWRYLGNFTVEARYNAYLGNANNSPLADRDNVALNFKYRF
- a CDS encoding 3,4-dihydroxy-2-butanone-4-phosphate synthase, with product MSLAFDSVPQLLEAIAAGQMVVITDDENNAEGSLLMAAERVGAEAVTFMAVQARGLICLALTEQRCRELGLDLMVPHSRAQHGVGFTRSIEAATGVSTGISTADRARSIQVAVDPASGPADLVQPGHIFPVQALPGGVMQRAGHVEAACDLTRLAGLQPAATLVGILDEDGELARGEQLHEFARRHGLRIGSIAELIHYRILHEGTIERGEAYPLLTRHGEFQVTAYQDTYQGALHLALVKGRIDSTQPVLVRVQGIETLRDALGCESENGPQQWTLERSLACIAAAECGVLVLLAQKETAEGVLEQLRQRSGGKSRPPHFPHRTLGIGAQILRDQNVRKMRLMSSPVPYKAVSGFDLEVTEFIPFQSAV
- a CDS encoding DUF1329 domain-containing protein, with protein sequence MSRFTQTLLSTALTVGLFGSGLTYAKVSPEEAARLGQDLTPMGAEKAGNADGSIPAWSGKWRGLPPGLKFAGPGTPYPDPYAAEKPLFVIDSKNMDKYTDNLSDGEKALLKRYPETFKIPVYPSHRDFRADQRLEDLIKKNAVTAELDNDNNDTKNAWGASPFPIPKNGSELMFNHTLQGRANTEEANYGQAVVYANKEKVLEEVNYKIFSIWSSPDKNLDSANGILTNFLITTLEPVRKKGEIVVGHEFINPTASPRQAWQYSPGQRRVRRAPTVGYDSPTGAGGFRVYDEDRLFNGAPDRYNWTIVGKKELYIPYHNYKIDDPSVTADQILSTTGHVDPQYMRYEKHRVWVLQATLKEGARHVYAKRVLYLDEDTWSATMADNYDARGQLWRTNMQTSVYAYDIERYHARLGIYHDLIAGSYLVDRLLVDQKPAKLNATAFSEDEFTPGNLRKLGTR
- a CDS encoding Rieske 2Fe-2S domain-containing protein — translated: MSTLHRIEAKLLEDRYARGWHCLGLAARYRDGKAHRLDVFGTRLVAFQGEDGELHILDGYCPHMGADLSTGCIEGNSIRCPFHAWRWGADGVCDDIPYAKRIPPRAKLKSWPLMEENHLLFVWNDPEGNPPLPEQRIPRIDACFSDEWAEWEVAELQIDTNCRELIDNVADMAHFGTVHGAPVEAFSNVFEGHLATQIMSARSERLSGDSALSTVATYYGPAYQITEMTGAMNGQPIHSILLNCHVPIDLDSFTLRYGVLVKKIPGLSEEQNQAMAKAYVQQAQEAFYEDVSIWHSKTRVDNPLLCDGDGPVYQLRRWYEQFYTDVGLLSADVQDQKEFIVRAREQA
- a CDS encoding SDR family NAD(P)-dependent oxidoreductase, coding for MNEQSGPVAVITGAGSGIGRGLAEHAAKLGMRLVLADLDASRLENLCAELRSGGAQAVACVTDVGDLEQVERLRDVALDQFGGVDLLFNNAGVMQTGHSWEITAQQWQRMLDVNLCGVINGIRCFVPLFLRQGRAAHVINTASLAGLLSSPLMAPYNVTKQAVVALSETLHYELTLLGAPVSVSVVCPGPVASEIMASNQVVDGAGSSFSQLLDSSIRQGMTPAVLAEQVFAAIAEKRFWVFPHKGFKVALQQRVQSILEESNPQFKMSDVEEDAHAAR
- the surE gene encoding 5'/3'-nucleotidase SurE, which produces MNKLLTAALAVAGLGLSTQASALNILLTNDDGCRAPGIDAMYRALTAAGHTVTLVGPLNDSSGISAASVVVPGQALAVTELAPGRFCVGPPEGYTPPTGKTSAIGTPVDAVNVGLDVLLKDTPPDLVVSGINFGENVGPLTQMSGTLNAAVRAMFKGVPAVAVSTAIDMDLIMRDQQAGYRKTLGAMDDTAKFAVKVIEQAHQSCAKHRCKLNVLGLPGVNGLNLNYPALPANQVKGVSFAPIGNWDRVNFTSQRGADGSVHVNLVAPPKPTATQQQADAYQLWQGHAVITVIAGNMSAPPAVQDQAKKMLKSVQP
- a CDS encoding helix-turn-helix transcriptional regulator, with the translated sequence MQQSLSLDTFSDLIGNLYQGPLETIPWATFLNQLNVYLKSKYVTFILRPPSTHVDGLMVNTTGTSTEAVASYNTHFFTLDPFVGLPNRQVVTLAEFVSSDDWQKSEFYKNFLEAVDVFHILGADINTCDGAQCRIRISRGRDDKPFGDEEKTLLAHFIPHLERSIKVHMQLNRIEVERNLYAGAVNQMAVGTIILDEAGKVLQTNQVADRLIQERDGIKLVNDGLQVGTDRDTQEFRRLVKQSLLSQKSSNPSMVEALRVQRPSGRADLGIIVRSVPLSEWSEGKQCPTVVIFISDPEQQSTAPQEIVRALFDFTPAETQLAMLLANGLTLDEASEELGISRNTARAHLRSTFSKTGVTRQTMLVRLILRSVATLG
- a CDS encoding alpha/beta hydrolase, whose amino-acid sequence is MPLDKQIALILQQFSDLPAPDYSQLDAAHYRQFCDNMQPAIPGVPMIEVRNLRVEGAIGELDARLYRPSKEGNLPLLVYFHGGGFVVGNLDTHDNLCRSLAHLTDAVVVSVAYRLAPEHPFPAAPLDCYRATCWLVEHAAQLGVDGSRLAVAGDSAGGNLALAVSQLAVQRQGPKIRYQCLFYPVTDARCDSHSYREFADGFFLTGAMMNWFWQQYLQEDGQGDDPLASPLRAGSVAHLPPTTLITAEFDPLRDEGEAFAERLRAAEVPVRVQRCEGMIHGFISMAPFVEGAAQVLSEAAADLREALQ